Proteins encoded in a region of the Esox lucius isolate fEsoLuc1 chromosome 9, fEsoLuc1.pri, whole genome shotgun sequence genome:
- the LOC105007679 gene encoding CMRF35-like molecule 9, with the protein MKILLIFIQLYFIKGCVSFIVTGYSGGTAIIYCHYYRGEEHYGKYFCMGQNSLSCEEKIRSGSQNTWEHSGRFSLYDKTVVNYFTVVIRQLTRQDEGTYWCGVGEPVVPDSYTKVELEVKEDKCCLKSVTETVYLGGEATMICNYPEKYENSSKYFCKENRDLNECDSIISESVRRFTVTDNRTEKSFTVTIRDLTEDDTGTYWCGVETRIDEVLRYITVFTEVHLSVTDSTPSPQSIPSAPSATFINTSGILVVIIVSLCCILVVIILSVILVVGFITIVLVIVYRRKVEAAPSEMSSEMVF; encoded by the exons ATGAAGATCCTGCTGATATTCATCCAACTGTACTTTATAAAAG GCTGTGTGAGCTTCATAGTGACAGGATACTCTGGAGGAACTGCCATCATCTACTGTCATTATTACAGAGGAGAGGAGCATTATGGGAAATATTTCTGCATGGGGCAGAACAGTTTAAGTTGTGAGGAGAAAATAAGATCAGGTAGTCAGAACACCTGGGAACACAGTGGGAGATTCTCTCTGTATGACAAAACTGTGGTGAACTACTTCACTGTGGTCATCAGACAACTGACCAGACAAGATGAAGGAACCTACTGGTGTGGAGTGGGTGAACCTGTTGTACCTGACAGTTATACCAAGGTGGAGCTGGAAGTAAAGGAAG ATAAATGCTGTTTGAAGTCAGTCACAGAGACGGTCTATCTGGGAGGAGAAGCTACCATGATCTGTAACTATCCAGAGAAATATGAAAACAGCTCCAAGTATTTCTGCAAGGAGAACAGAGATTTAAATGAATGTGATAGCATTATCTCCGAATCAGTTCGGAGATTCACTGTGACTGACAACAGAACAGAGAAAAGCTTCACAGTGACCATCAGGGACCTGACTGAAGATGATACTGGGACATACTGGTGTGGAGTAGAAACCAGGATTGATGAAGTGTTGCGTTACATTACCGTGTTTACTGAGGTACATCTCAGTGTGACTG ATTCTACACCATCACCACAATCAATACCATCAGCACCATCAGCAACATTCATCAACACATCTG GTATCTTAGTAgtgatcattgtgtctctgtgtt gtatCTTAGTAGTGATCATTCTGTCTGTGATTCTGGTTGTGGGGTTTATCACCATCGTTCTGGTAATTGTCTACAGGAGGAAGGTGGAAG CTGCACCCTCAGAGATGAGCTCTGAGATGGTGTTTTAG